One part of the Gossypium raimondii isolate GPD5lz chromosome 1, ASM2569854v1, whole genome shotgun sequence genome encodes these proteins:
- the LOC105785535 gene encoding zinc transporter 1, whose translation MKTKEHSFISSLFICLLYLPVLVTAECSCENEVLSKDTGNKTKALKYKFVAISSILMAGAVGVSLPIMAKKIPTFGPQNNIFFLIKAFAGGVILATAFVHILPDAYQSFTSPCLSEKPWGVFPFTGFLAMVSVILTMMMDTFATSFYKSSHFDKALPVNGDEEMLGEHEGHVHVHTHPTHGHAHGSAESSHHLMITQRIISQVLEVGIVVHSVIIGVALGASQSAKTIKPLVAALTFHQFFEGMGLGGCISQAKFKSRALAMMLVIFSLTTPVGIALGMGISKIYNENSPKALVVEGIFNSLSAGILIYMSLVDLLGVDFMNPLMQTNLKLLLGSNLSLLLGAASMSLLAKWS comes from the exons ATGAAGACGAAGGAGCATTCCTTTATCTCTTCTCTATTTATTTGTCTTCTTTACCTTCCTGTCTTGGTCACTGCAGAGTGTAGTTGTGAAAATGAGGTGTTGTCAAAGGATACGGGCAACAAAACCAAGGCTTTGAAATACAAATTTGTGGCAATTTCATCAATCTTGATGGCCGGGGCTGTAGGAGTTTCTCTACCAATTATGGCCAAGAAAATCCCAACTTTTGGAccccaaaataatattttctttctgATAAAAGCCTTTGCGGGTGGAGTGATACTTGCCACTGCTTTTGTACACATACTTCCGGATGCATACCAGTCTTTTACTAGCCCTTGCCTTAGTGAAAAGCCTTGGGGGGTTTTCCCTTTCACCGGCTTTTTGGCCATGGTTTCTGTTATACTCACAATGATGATGGATACATTTGCGACAAGTTTCTATAAGAGTTCCCATTTCGACAAAGCTTTGCCGGTGAATGGTGATGAGGAGATGTTAGGGGAGCATGAGGGACATGTTCATGTTCATACGCATCCCACTCACGGTCATGCTCATGGATCTGCCGAATCATCTCATCATCTTATGATCACCCAACGTATTATTTCACAG GTGTTGGAGGTGGGGATTGTAGTTCATTCTGTGATAATTGGAGTGGCATTGGGTGCATCCCAAAGTGCAAAGACAATCAAGCCTCTTGTAGCAGCATTGACTTTCCATCAATTCTTTGAAGGCATGGGTCTTGGTGGCTGCATCTCTCAG GCAAAATTCAAGAGCAGAGCCTTAGCAATGATGTTAGTTATCTTCTCCCTGACTACTCCAGTGGGAATAGCATTAGGCATGGGAATATCAAAGATATATAATGAGAATAGCCCCAAAGCCCTAGTGGTGGAAGGAATCTTCAACTCCCTTTCCGCtggaattttaatttacatgtcACTGGTTGACCTACTTGGGGTAGATTTCATGAACCCTTTAATGCAAACCAATCTAAAATTGCTGCTTGGATCAAATCTTTCACTCCTTCTCGGGGCAGCTTCCATGTCACTCTTAGCTAAATGGTCCTGA